In one window of Fusobacteria bacterium ZRK30 DNA:
- a CDS encoding helix-turn-helix domain-containing protein: MFTVEQFKGTVYENGFGMIPKKIMCDRDLSSNAKLLYAFLASHSFNGSKATPKKTTINHLLGWGESRTDKALKELKLRGLIQVEKYLIPASERTNPKQRYRNHYVLTNSLADVIEISVKETKKEEEKQKEPKIETVKKDKKNKQNKKNDTSSGDLNQEDSNFDKELKETLETSNFKNLNLNTIKNIKKSADGSLEEVKKVIKYMKSKGKPMSPDILIAILRDKDHLVPKAERPKKLTRKEKAEIMIKELGSKQIEKLRKEIADETGFPKESEDVKTFLESHLCSMFKNNYRD, from the coding sequence ATGTTTACAGTAGAGCAATTTAAAGGGACAGTCTATGAAAATGGATTTGGGATGATCCCTAAAAAAATAATGTGTGATAGAGATCTTAGCAGTAATGCTAAACTTTTATACGCATTTTTAGCCTCACATAGTTTTAACGGGAGTAAGGCTACTCCTAAAAAAACTACAATAAATCATCTATTGGGATGGGGAGAGTCCAGGACCGATAAAGCATTAAAAGAGTTAAAACTAAGAGGTCTTATCCAGGTAGAAAAATATTTAATTCCTGCCAGTGAGAGAACGAACCCTAAACAGAGATATAGAAATCATTATGTATTAACTAATTCCCTAGCAGATGTAATAGAGATAAGTGTTAAAGAAACTAAAAAAGAAGAAGAAAAGCAAAAAGAGCCTAAAATTGAAACAGTAAAAAAAGATAAGAAAAATAAGCAGAATAAAAAAAATGATACCAGCTCAGGAGATTTAAACCAAGAGGACTCTAATTTTGATAAAGAATTAAAAGAAACTCTGGAAACATCAAATTTTAAGAACCTAAATCTAAATACAATAAAAAATATAAAAAAATCTGCTGACGGATCTTTGGAAGAGGTTAAAAAAGTAATTAAATATATGAAATCAAAGGGAAAACCAATGAGTCCTGATATCCTTATAGCCATATTAAGAGATAAAGATCATCTGGTTCCAAAAGCAGAAAGACCTAAAAAATTAACCAGAAAAGAAAAAGCAGAAATTATGATAAAGGAACTAGGTTCTAAACAAATAGAAAAGCTTAGAAAAGAAATTGCTGATGAAACAGGATTTCCTAAAGAAAGTGAGGATGTAAAAACTTTTTTAGAGAGTCACCTATGCAGCATGTTTAAAAATAATTATAGGGACTAG
- a CDS encoding phage terminase small subunit P27 family, which yields MAGKKPVEVQTRHNTKSEINKKKLEEEAVYVGRDQLENPPKWLVNEEGKKEWIRLVEQFGKKSMISNLDYNNLGLYCNAFIRYKKISENLTKQGVMVGREHNPLVALEIKYSDEIKKYSALLGLTSESRLNLGSNKINQEDKKVEDDFGI from the coding sequence ATGGCGGGGAAAAAACCTGTGGAGGTGCAAACAAGACATAATACAAAATCTGAAATAAATAAAAAAAAGTTAGAAGAAGAAGCGGTCTACGTGGGAAGAGATCAGCTAGAAAATCCTCCAAAGTGGTTAGTAAACGAAGAAGGAAAAAAAGAGTGGATTAGGCTAGTTGAACAATTTGGAAAGAAATCAATGATCAGTAATCTGGATTATAACAACTTAGGACTATATTGCAATGCTTTTATTAGATACAAGAAGATAAGTGAAAACCTGACTAAACAGGGAGTTATGGTAGGACGTGAGCACAATCCACTAGTAGCACTGGAAATTAAATATTCTGACGAAATAAAAAAATATTCAGCATTATTAGGATTGACCTCTGAAAGCAGGCTGAACTTGGGATCTAATAAGATTAATCAAGAAGATAAAAAAGTAGAGGATGATTTTGGGATATAA
- a CDS encoding YjcQ family protein: protein METYYIILNYINECYKKGNPIENADSFPLKELELDELEFNLILQNLFDKDYIRGIEMVYEGASEVPVIISELTATFDGHQYLSDNKELSKTQKALNFMKLIKETIPMI from the coding sequence TTGGAAACTTATTACATAATCCTTAATTATATTAACGAATGTTATAAAAAAGGTAATCCTATTGAAAATGCTGATTCTTTCCCTTTAAAAGAATTAGAACTCGATGAATTAGAATTTAATTTAATCCTTCAAAATTTATTTGATAAAGACTATATTAGAGGCATAGAAATGGTTTATGAGGGAGCCTCAGAGGTACCTGTTATTATTTCTGAATTAACTGCTACTTTTGATGGTCATCAATATCTATCAGATAATAAAGAACTCTCAAAAACACAAAAAGCTTTAAATTTTATGAAATTAATTAAAGAAACAATCCCAATGATCTAA
- a CDS encoding recombinase family protein: MLKGILYCRVSTEMQEEKESLKYQIEKGKNYSKSQNIELTKIITDVESGGRDDRDGFLELQKDIKARTFDVLVVYEASRISRKMITMIQFVLELQEQDIKFISISQPDLNTTTATGMLFFQIQASLAEYERKQISIRVKSGKYERAKVGMFTGGTAPLGYDVIDKKLIPNKDAELVSDIFYYYISCQSMAKTAKKFNRNNESIRWILKNETYIGKKKWGQKEKNLMTHKQETKLDYEVFDGEHEGIVPEEIFEKVQIILKLNTKRRIEFSTSGALFAGLITCACGNKMYNSTLRNTKKNYHYYQCDNKCCKLKIPRKKLETKLLKQIYALKELKDLNNAEGLKAANYVLEIERLRVKISKSKNKRKRITRSYASGLIEDEDFADLVKEIKNDILIYENEINELEEIKANEKNLAVRNDNLELFIDVMENLESEDIDDAKKIMRFIINRIELRDDNKKNPQFDIYFN; encoded by the coding sequence ATGCTTAAAGGAATTTTGTATTGCAGAGTTTCAACTGAGATGCAGGAAGAAAAAGAATCTTTAAAATATCAAATTGAAAAAGGAAAAAATTATTCGAAATCACAAAATATTGAATTGACTAAAATTATCACAGATGTAGAGTCAGGTGGCAGAGATGATAGAGACGGTTTTTTAGAATTGCAAAAAGATATAAAAGCCAGGACTTTTGATGTACTTGTAGTTTATGAAGCTTCCAGGATCTCCAGGAAGATGATTACAATGATCCAGTTTGTATTAGAGTTGCAGGAACAGGATATAAAATTTATTTCAATCTCTCAGCCTGATCTAAATACAACTACCGCCACAGGGATGTTATTTTTTCAAATCCAGGCATCGTTGGCCGAGTATGAAAGGAAACAAATTTCAATCAGGGTAAAGTCAGGGAAATATGAGAGAGCCAAGGTAGGGATGTTTACCGGAGGAACAGCTCCCCTTGGATACGATGTTATCGATAAAAAATTAATACCAAATAAAGATGCTGAATTAGTCAGTGATATTTTCTACTACTATATCAGTTGCCAGTCTATGGCCAAAACTGCGAAGAAGTTTAATAGAAATAATGAATCGATCAGGTGGATTCTTAAAAATGAAACATATATAGGAAAAAAGAAATGGGGACAAAAAGAAAAAAACTTAATGACCCATAAACAGGAAACAAAATTAGATTATGAGGTCTTTGATGGTGAACATGAAGGGATAGTGCCAGAAGAGATATTTGAAAAAGTACAGATAATACTAAAATTAAATACTAAGAGAAGGATTGAATTCTCAACTAGTGGAGCTTTATTTGCCGGATTGATTACGTGTGCCTGTGGAAATAAGATGTATAACTCAACTTTAAGAAATACTAAAAAAAATTATCATTATTATCAGTGTGATAATAAGTGTTGTAAATTAAAGATTCCTAGGAAGAAGTTAGAAACTAAATTATTAAAACAAATATATGCTTTAAAAGAACTAAAGGATTTAAATAATGCCGAAGGTCTTAAAGCTGCCAATTATGTATTAGAGATAGAGAGATTAAGAGTTAAAATATCTAAATCTAAAAACAAGAGAAAAAGAATAACTAGGAGTTATGCCTCCGGCTTAATAGAAGATGAAGACTTTGCCGACCTGGTAAAAGAGATTAAAAATGATATACTTATCTATGAAAATGAAATCAATGAATTAGAAGAGATAAAGGCTAATGAAAAAAACTTAGCTGTAAGAAATGATAATTTAGAATTGTTTATAGATGTTATGGAAAATTTAGAATCTGAAGATATTGATGATGCTAAAAAGATAATGAGGTTTATCATTAACAGGATAGAACTGCGTGATGATAATAAGAAGAATCCACAGTTTGATATATATTTTAATTAA
- a CDS encoding ParA family protein produces the protein MAKVILFKNNKGGVGKSLLCFWTAHILSTLSKTSDDKKNKVLILTSDSQNNIMQMAGAKSGYGDGLQGYIDGRGSDLIRLREDLFYVPLTSTGIKRTFETRFLDVIEVFKNQYDYILIDGSPVLKLDNIFLEVSDKVVIPTFLDNVTTKGMINLIGEVGFDKVALIVPNRVGKSKMEREHLNKLKESLEGVGAVITNPIYQTTKIMQLTEKSKTIMETKSKQYNEIKQIFANIVRKVM, from the coding sequence ATGGCTAAAGTTATATTATTTAAAAATAATAAAGGAGGAGTAGGGAAGTCATTACTATGTTTCTGGACTGCTCACATCCTTTCTACATTATCAAAAACAAGTGATGATAAGAAAAACAAAGTATTAATCCTTACATCTGATTCACAAAATAATATCATGCAGATGGCAGGAGCCAAATCAGGGTATGGTGATGGACTCCAAGGATATATCGATGGTAGAGGTTCAGATCTCATAAGATTAAGAGAGGATTTATTCTATGTGCCTCTTACATCTACCGGGATAAAGAGAACTTTTGAAACCAGGTTCCTGGATGTAATAGAAGTTTTTAAAAACCAATATGACTATATATTAATAGATGGATCACCGGTATTAAAGTTAGATAATATCTTTCTGGAAGTAAGTGACAAGGTGGTAATACCTACTTTCCTTGATAATGTGACTACTAAGGGAATGATAAACCTAATTGGAGAAGTAGGCTTTGATAAAGTGGCACTGATCGTGCCTAACAGAGTTGGGAAAAGTAAGATGGAACGAGAACACCTAAATAAATTAAAAGAGAGCCTTGAGGGTGTAGGAGCAGTTATAACTAATCCAATCTACCAGACTACAAAAATTATGCAGCTTACAGAAAAATCAAAAACAATTATGGAAACTAAGAGTAAACAATATAATGAAATAAAACAGATCTTTGCAAATATTGTAAGGAAAGTGATGTAG
- a CDS encoding LexA family transcriptional regulator encodes MLKNKEVFKLLKDKRKEKGYSLESVEEILKQNYNIEINSSNISRMENGKVKTVDAKIIGALCKIYNLDIFDIYKKLEYLNEQDLEKKKIKIGNIDLNNPITEFKQIPIYDSISAGFGSSKSGIIGHMPLPQTNGFKGDVIGIRVDGDSMQPDIKDGDTVLIKIEVMPENGEVGAFILNDEGLLKRYKKTDRGDVILSSDNKDYDPIIINESDEFHIVGKKVGVFNH; translated from the coding sequence ATGTTAAAAAATAAAGAAGTTTTCAAACTTTTAAAAGATAAAAGAAAAGAAAAAGGGTATAGCCTTGAAAGTGTAGAAGAAATTTTAAAGCAAAACTATAATATAGAAATTAACAGTAGTAACATTTCAAGAATGGAAAATGGAAAAGTAAAAACTGTAGATGCTAAAATTATAGGGGCATTATGCAAAATTTATAATTTGGATATTTTTGATATTTATAAAAAATTAGAATATCTTAATGAACAAGATCTAGAGAAGAAAAAAATAAAAATTGGGAATATAGACTTGAATAATCCAATTACTGAATTTAAACAAATTCCTATCTACGATTCTATTTCAGCAGGTTTCGGGAGTTCTAAAAGCGGTATCATCGGTCATATGCCATTACCCCAAACTAATGGGTTTAAGGGTGATGTAATAGGGATTAGAGTAGATGGTGATTCTATGCAGCCTGATATTAAAGACGGGGATACAGTCCTTATAAAAATAGAAGTTATGCCTGAAAATGGAGAAGTAGGGGCGTTTATCTTAAATGATGAAGGATTATTAAAAAGATATAAAAAAACAGATCGTGGAGATGTAATATTATCCAGCGACAACAAAGATTATGATCCTATCATAATAAATGAATCCGATGAATTTCACATCGTAGGAAAAAAAGTAGGAGTTTTTAATCATTAA
- a CDS encoding PHP domain-containing protein, whose product MNKKNFKIDLHIHTLESRDFKGDKSENSLDKVLEEAIEAELDLICFTDHFSVKGFDQYDKKKKKLLEMIDTARSYGFYGEEPEKLKKLYTAVKVLMGVEIKVDPGIHYLVIFNKNITIEKAEEYLISLTELDNEKARETFGDPKYSIPLNSKQFFLKTYETFGEDALIIGAHVDSSSGFFETLKQCGEARLKILSDPLLKAVEFNKVETKQKIIKNFLPETNRENIAFIQNSDFHGKPGEKLGSFYFTIREDDEKLTFDLIKKSFEKNQGISTAVDTAKERYELLIKNEIKFDFDIDNCGFDSQKEQLAKTVCALSNSEIGIINFKIILNKANNEKEIIDTFTNDLSTFITKSLDGNIPIFKLSHFNFTKGSSTIILKLPEGRDLILYEGSAYILDKNEIRKGTSNEIQSIVAKKMFYKFGKTGEKILHKVNEHSKRLKNNLLGYAIAYKVENSIIPYDKFKVRKVTFNDHPKEILNLIADGPRNGNSEGDYSIISFNPGTLKGGRLKNSYSRLSLPTFKISNLNCECKKNEIKKGEILIIPRGACFVAEKDLTLIIDCEALILEIPKDDNPYDLLMYLKSSFFQWYIGKIYNFNDVFEWVYSFQNKGFPILKEIENLNNISLKASNLILDEKKLLKVNEKKRSKESEIVRKITKHNSKGDNVCKEIDEIIFKHLNLKDDEIKEIYEGLNNVEIYDYGALEKIKEEEEESKSKNSKG is encoded by the coding sequence ATGAATAAAAAAAATTTTAAAATCGATTTACATATTCACACTTTAGAATCTAGAGATTTTAAAGGTGATAAATCAGAGAATTCATTAGATAAAGTTTTAGAAGAAGCTATAGAAGCAGAACTAGATTTGATATGTTTTACAGATCATTTTTCTGTAAAAGGATTTGACCAATATGATAAAAAGAAAAAAAAATTACTTGAAATGATCGATACTGCAAGAAGTTATGGTTTTTATGGTGAAGAACCTGAAAAATTAAAAAAACTTTATACAGCTGTTAAGGTTTTAATGGGTGTAGAAATTAAAGTTGATCCAGGAATACATTATTTAGTTATTTTTAATAAAAATATTACAATTGAAAAAGCTGAAGAATACTTAATAAGTTTAACAGAATTAGATAATGAAAAAGCTCGCGAAACGTTTGGTGATCCTAAATATTCTATTCCATTAAATTCAAAACAATTTTTTCTTAAAACATATGAAACATTTGGTGAAGATGCACTAATTATTGGAGCGCATGTTGATTCAAGTTCTGGTTTTTTCGAGACATTAAAACAATGTGGTGAAGCGAGATTAAAGATTCTTTCAGATCCGCTTCTTAAAGCAGTAGAGTTTAATAAAGTAGAAACAAAACAAAAAATAATTAAAAATTTTCTACCAGAAACAAATAGAGAAAATATTGCATTTATACAAAATTCAGATTTTCATGGGAAACCTGGTGAAAAACTAGGTAGTTTTTATTTTACTATTAGAGAAGATGATGAAAAATTAACTTTTGATTTAATAAAAAAAAGTTTTGAAAAAAATCAAGGAATTTCTACTGCTGTTGATACAGCAAAAGAACGATATGAATTATTAATAAAAAATGAAATAAAATTTGACTTTGACATTGATAATTGTGGGTTTGATTCCCAAAAAGAACAATTAGCTAAAACTGTCTGTGCATTAAGTAATTCAGAAATAGGTATCATAAATTTTAAAATCATTTTAAATAAAGCAAATAATGAAAAAGAAATCATCGATACTTTTACTAATGACTTATCTACATTTATCACAAAAAGTTTAGATGGCAATATCCCTATTTTTAAACTTTCACATTTTAATTTTACAAAAGGTTCAAGCACAATTATTTTAAAACTTCCAGAAGGTAGAGATTTAATCCTTTATGAAGGATCTGCTTATATTTTAGATAAAAATGAAATAAGAAAAGGTACTTCTAATGAGATACAATCTATTGTCGCCAAAAAAATGTTTTATAAATTTGGAAAAACAGGAGAAAAAATTCTTCATAAAGTCAATGAACACTCTAAAAGACTTAAAAATAATTTACTAGGATATGCTATAGCGTATAAAGTAGAAAATAGTATAATTCCATATGATAAATTTAAAGTTAGAAAAGTAACATTTAATGATCATCCAAAAGAAATTTTAAATTTAATAGCTGATGGTCCAAGAAACGGGAACTCAGAAGGTGATTATTCTATTATTTCCTTCAACCCAGGCACTTTAAAAGGTGGTCGATTAAAAAATAGTTACTCTAGGTTAAGTTTACCAACTTTTAAAATCAGTAACCTCAATTGTGAATGTAAAAAAAATGAAATAAAAAAAGGAGAAATATTAATAATCCCTAGAGGAGCATGTTTTGTCGCGGAAAAAGATTTAACTTTAATAATAGACTGCGAAGCTTTAATATTAGAAATACCAAAAGATGATAACCCTTATGATCTTTTAATGTATTTAAAATCTAGCTTTTTTCAATGGTATATTGGCAAAATTTATAATTTTAATGATGTGTTTGAGTGGGTTTATTCTTTTCAAAATAAAGGATTCCCAATTTTAAAAGAAATTGAAAATTTGAATAATATATCATTAAAAGCTAGTAATTTAATACTCGATGAGAAAAAGCTTTTAAAAGTAAATGAAAAGAAAAGATCAAAAGAATCAGAAATTGTCCGTAAAATAACTAAACATAATTCTAAAGGTGATAACGTTTGTAAAGAAATAGACGAAATTATTTTTAAGCATTTAAATTTAAAAGATGATGAAATTAAAGAAATTTATGAAGGTTTAAATAATGTAGAAATTTATGATTATGGCGCTTTAGAAAAAATTAAAGAAGAAGAAGAAGAAAGCAAAAGCAAGAACTCTAAAGGATAG
- a CDS encoding MATE family efflux transporter, which yields MKNIRLESEKISKLLWEYSIPAITGTLVYILYNIVDRIFISFGVGRLAIAGISIALPLFTFILATGLFIGVGGGALISINLGKKDKEKAEQILGNALTLFIGMGILFSIFGLLFLDDILLLFGATANNINYAKDYMSIIFFATTFQLLFIGMNNIMRGEGNPKAAMKMSIIGCGLNILLDPLFIFTLGMGIKGAAIATVISNILVAILQIRHFLKGNSNIKLKLKNLKLKKEILIGIASIGIAPFIMQMSNSIVVIFINKNLNIYGGDIAIAAYGIINSISVLMYMPIVGIYQGSQPILGYNHGAKNFKRVRETYKLSLLVAMSISATGFFVAIFLPHLLITPFINNDKTLFELTINATKIFFSMTLFMGFHMIGSSYFQTVGKAKITTAINIIRQFILMLPLLYFLPKYYGVNGVWLAVPITDFTLALITSYFVIKEFQSLKKKSNLEESIIEI from the coding sequence ATGAAAAACATAAGACTAGAATCAGAGAAGATATCAAAACTTTTATGGGAATATTCCATCCCAGCCATCACAGGAACTTTAGTTTATATCCTATACAATATCGTTGATAGGATTTTTATAAGTTTCGGTGTCGGAAGATTAGCTATTGCCGGAATAAGTATAGCCTTGCCGCTTTTCACCTTTATATTAGCTACAGGATTATTCATAGGCGTCGGAGGAGGAGCCCTTATCTCCATAAACTTAGGAAAAAAAGACAAGGAAAAAGCAGAACAGATATTAGGAAATGCACTGACTTTATTTATTGGAATGGGTATTTTATTTTCAATTTTTGGCCTATTGTTCCTAGATGATATTCTTTTACTATTTGGTGCTACAGCAAATAACATCAATTATGCCAAAGATTATATGTCTATCATATTTTTCGCTACTACCTTTCAACTATTATTCATAGGAATGAATAATATTATGAGGGGAGAGGGCAATCCAAAAGCTGCCATGAAGATGAGTATCATAGGATGTGGATTAAACATTTTACTGGACCCACTCTTTATATTTACACTAGGCATGGGAATAAAAGGAGCTGCCATTGCTACAGTTATTTCAAATATACTTGTAGCAATACTTCAAATCAGACATTTCTTAAAGGGAAACAGCAATATAAAACTAAAACTAAAAAATTTGAAATTAAAAAAAGAGATCCTTATAGGGATAGCCAGTATCGGGATAGCTCCATTTATTATGCAGATGTCCAATTCTATCGTGGTTATCTTTATAAATAAAAACTTAAATATCTACGGTGGGGATATTGCTATTGCTGCTTACGGAATAATTAACAGTATCAGTGTCCTCATGTATATGCCTATTGTAGGGATATATCAGGGAAGTCAGCCTATTTTAGGATATAATCATGGTGCTAAAAACTTTAAAAGAGTAAGAGAAACATATAAGCTATCTCTTTTAGTGGCTATGAGCATTTCAGCCACAGGATTTTTTGTAGCTATATTCTTGCCCCATCTGTTAATTACACCGTTTATCAACAACGATAAAACTTTATTCGAACTGACAATAAATGCAACTAAAATATTTTTCAGTATGACCCTCTTTATGGGATTTCATATGATTGGAAGTAGTTATTTCCAAACTGTTGGAAAAGCCAAAATAACAACAGCTATAAATATCATTCGTCAGTTTATCCTCATGCTTCCGCTCCTCTATTTTTTACCTAAATACTACGGTGTAAATGGAGTTTGGTTAGCTGTTCCTATTACAGATTTCACCCTAGCTTTAATTACATCATATTTTGTAATTAAAGAGTTCCAATCTCTAAAAAAGAAATCAAATTTAGAAGAATCAATTATAGAAATATAG
- a CDS encoding sodium:proton antiporter: protein MEYGILSIIPPIITIILAITTGQVVISLFLGIVFCNLILTDWNLITSLNHSLNGIIDVFSEGWATKTLIFVFLIGGIMTLIQVSGGVQGFVDYLTKKKGIIKSRRGTMLLAYFIGIVVFIESSITILLAGTITRDLADKYKVSREKLAYICDSTSAPVCGLIPLNGWGATILGVLAAQVASGVIDINPVTILIKSIPYQVYSYITILSVFYFIISGNHFGPMKKAEDRAMHDGKVLADDARPVIEKEAIHLPIKKGVKPSMWHMILPILVLVIMVPTGLYITGGGDLTKGSGSTALFWAIFAVTIFTGVYYIGKGIMSLKEYMDYFYKGIGGMIPVSSILIFAFAIGNSINALGTGRYLANLLNGASINPAFTGVIVFILAGIMAFATGTSFGTFAIMIPIALQTAVILDGNIYLAVGAAISGGIMGDHCSPISDTTIMSSMATASDHIHHVKTQIPYALLNAGISSIIFIILGYLS, encoded by the coding sequence ATGGAATATGGAATTTTAAGTATTATACCACCAATTATAACCATAATTTTGGCTATAACTACAGGGCAAGTGGTAATATCTTTATTTTTAGGGATAGTCTTTTGCAACCTTATCTTAACAGACTGGAATCTGATCACTTCATTAAATCATAGTTTAAATGGAATTATAGATGTATTTAGTGAAGGCTGGGCTACCAAAACGTTGATATTTGTATTTTTAATAGGTGGAATTATGACCTTAATCCAAGTCTCCGGTGGAGTACAAGGATTCGTTGATTACCTGACAAAGAAAAAAGGAATAATAAAATCAAGACGCGGAACTATGCTTCTGGCATATTTTATAGGAATAGTAGTTTTTATAGAATCTAGTATAACCATCTTATTAGCCGGAACCATTACTAGAGACCTAGCCGATAAATACAAGGTCTCCAGAGAAAAGTTAGCATATATCTGTGATTCTACATCTGCACCTGTCTGCGGACTAATCCCATTAAATGGATGGGGTGCTACTATCTTAGGAGTTTTGGCTGCCCAGGTAGCATCAGGAGTTATAGATATAAATCCAGTAACCATCCTTATAAAAAGTATCCCATATCAGGTGTATTCATATATAACTATCCTCAGTGTTTTCTACTTTATTATCTCTGGAAACCACTTCGGACCCATGAAAAAAGCTGAAGACAGAGCTATGCATGATGGTAAAGTTTTAGCAGATGATGCCAGACCTGTAATCGAAAAAGAAGCTATCCATCTCCCTATAAAGAAGGGAGTAAAACCATCTATGTGGCATATGATCCTTCCTATTCTAGTCCTAGTAATAATGGTCCCAACAGGACTATATATCACTGGTGGAGGAGATCTAACTAAGGGAAGTGGGTCTACAGCATTATTTTGGGCAATATTTGCAGTAACTATCTTTACAGGAGTATATTATATAGGTAAGGGTATTATGAGCTTAAAAGAATATATGGATTATTTCTATAAGGGTATCGGCGGAATGATCCCTGTTTCATCCATACTGATATTTGCCTTTGCAATCGGTAATTCTATAAATGCCTTAGGAACAGGAAGATATTTAGCCAACCTTTTAAATGGAGCTTCAATAAATCCTGCCTTTACAGGAGTAATAGTATTTATTCTGGCTGGAATAATGGCCTTTGCAACTGGAACATCCTTTGGTACATTTGCAATAATGATCCCTATTGCACTTCAAACTGCTGTAATCCTAGACGGAAATATCTATCTGGCTGTAGGAGCTGCCATATCCGGAGGGATTATGGGAGACCACTGTTCTCCTATATCTGATACTACTATCATGTCATCTATGGCAACAGCATCGGACCATATACATCATGTGAAGACTCAAATTCCTTATGCTCTCCTAAACGCAGGAATAAGTTCTATTATATTTATAATACTAGGATATCTCAGTTAA